TTTAAATATTTCATTTGCTCTTCAAAGTCGGCGATTGAAATACTATAATGATTATCTTCATCACTTACCATATGGTAAGCCAAAATTGGTATTCCATCCGCTGGAATGCTCCCTAATATTCCAAATCCAATGGCGAAAGCAACAGCTAACGCAATTGCCGTTATTTTATACTTTACTTTCATGAATGTCACCTTCTACTAATTCCATAGCGATCTGTTCTAATTTGCGCAATCTATGATTTATCCCTGATTTCCCCACGGTGTTTCCCATGACTACTACTAGCTCTTGTAATGTTGCTTCCGGATAATTTAAGCGTACCTTCGCAACCTCTTGCAAATTTTCTGGCAGCTTATCTAAGCCGATTTTTTCTTTAATTAAGTTGATTCTCTCCACTTGCCTGCAAGCTGCATTTACTGTCTTTTGAAGGTTCGCCGTTTCACAATTCACTAAACGATTTACTTGGTTACGAACATCTTTTACATTTTTCGCAACTTCAAATTCAACTAAAGCCCCTTCAGCTCCAATAATGCCTAGAAAATCCATAATAGCATCACTATCTTTTAAGTAGATAATATAATCATTTTTGCGGTCTGTGATACCAACTGGTAAATCAAGTTTCTTGAATAAAGAAACTAGAACTTGCGCAAAGCTATAATTTCCTGTAACTAATTCTAAATGATAGTCACTCTCTGGCTTATTTACCGAACCTCCGCCAAGGAATGCTCCCCTTAAATAAGATTGCCGGCAGCATTCCCTGCGCAAAATACCAACATCTTTCCCAACATTAAGATTGTCTCCCTGCATAATTCCTAATGTGGTCAACAATTCATTCACAAGCGGAGATGGTGCAACTTTGATAAAGTAATGATTATTCTTTTTTAACCGACGCGCCTTACTCACCATTACAGAAGTCTCAACTGGATAACTTTCTTTTAACAGCGTTAACGTTTTCCTCGCAATTGCAGCATTTTCTGTAGTAAAATTCAAGCCAAAATTTCTACCGCCGATCGACATCGTTGCTCCCATGCGCATCAATGCAGCAAGTTCAGCAATTTTACAGCATTCTGTATCACTGATAAACCGCGCCAATTCATTTTTAACCTCTGTTGAAAACGATGGCATTATGCTTCATTCCTTTTTAACTTTTTCTTTATTCTCTTTCTTTAATTGTTCTTTAAGAAAGTAATAATCAAATAAACCTACCTTATCCGTCCCCGTTCTAAGTTTATAAATCATTTTCATAATAATATGCGACAACTTTCTTGGATCATGACGAACCAAATTCGTTTCACTGACGATATCAGCTTTTATCGTCCGAATCCCTAAAGACTCTATTGCTTCTTCATCTACTCTTACAGGATATGCTTCCTCTCTTGCGTATACTTGTCTTACATCATTGCCTAATTCATGAGAATTGACGATGATATAATCAATAACGCCCATACCAACGTGGTCAAGGATAGCTTTTGCATGCATAGATGCAGTATAACCATCTGTTTCTCCAGGCTGTGTCATTACGTTGCACACATAAACTTTCACTGCACTGCTGCTACGTAAAGCATCAGCGATGCCATCAACTAATAAGTTCGGCATAATACTCGTGTACAAACTTCCCGGTCCCAAAATGATTACATCTGCATTAAGAATTGCATCTACCGAACTCTGTACAGGATCTACATCAGGCGGATAAAGATGAACGCGTTTAATTTTCTTTCCCGCGAGAGGAATCTTTGATTCCCCTTCAACGATACTTCCATCTTCCATTGTTGCCACTAAGCGCACTCTTTGTGTGCTCGCTGGTAAAACGCGCCCT
This genomic interval from Selenobaculum gibii contains the following:
- the whiA gene encoding DNA-binding protein WhiA; amino-acid sequence: MPSFSTEVKNELARFISDTECCKIAELAALMRMGATMSIGGRNFGLNFTTENAAIARKTLTLLKESYPVETSVMVSKARRLKKNNHYFIKVAPSPLVNELLTTLGIMQGDNLNVGKDVGILRRECCRQSYLRGAFLGGGSVNKPESDYHLELVTGNYSFAQVLVSLFKKLDLPVGITDRKNDYIIYLKDSDAIMDFLGIIGAEGALVEFEVAKNVKDVRNQVNRLVNCETANLQKTVNAACRQVERINLIKEKIGLDKLPENLQEVAKVRLNYPEATLQELVVVMGNTVGKSGINHRLRKLEQIAMELVEGDIHESKV